From Cygnus atratus isolate AKBS03 ecotype Queensland, Australia chromosome 1, CAtr_DNAZoo_HiC_assembly, whole genome shotgun sequence, the proteins below share one genomic window:
- the RFC3 gene encoding replication factor C subunit 3 → MSLWVDKYRPGSLSRLDFHRQQAAQLRCLVQCGDFPHLLVYGPSGAGKKTRIMCLLRELYGPGVEKLRIEHQSITAPSKKKIEISTIASNYHLEVNPSDAGNNDRVVIQELLKTVAQSQQLETSTQRDFKVVLLTEVDKLTKDAQHALRRTMEKYMATCRLILCCNSISKIIAPIQSRCLAIRVPAPSIEDICNVLSSVCKKEGLTLPQELAQRLAEKSGRNLRKALLMCESCRVQQYPFTADQDIPEMDWEVYLRETANAIVSQQTPQRLLEVRGRLYELLTHCIPPEIIMKGLLTELLNNCDGQLKGEVAQMAAFYEHRLQLGSKVIYHLEAFVAKFMAIYKKFMEDGLDDMMF, encoded by the exons ATGAGCCTGTGGGTGGACAAGTACCGGCCCGGCAGCCTCAGCCGCCTGGACTTCCACCGGCAGCAGGCCGCGCAGCTCCGCTGCCTG GTTCAGTGTGGTGACTTCCCCCATCTCTTGGTGTATGGACCCTCAGGAGCTGGAAAGAAGACGAGAATAATGTGTCTGTTAAGGGAGTTATATGGTCCAGGTGTGGAAAAACTGAGGATTGAGCATCAGAGTATAACG GCaccttctaaaaagaaaattgaaattagCACGATTGCAAGCAATTATCACCTTGAAGTTAACCCAAG TGATGCTGGAAATAATGACCGTGTAGTAATTCAGGAACTCTTGAAGACAGTAGCACAATCTCAACAGCTTGAGACAAGTACTCAACGTGACTTCAAAG TGGTGCTGTTAACAGAAGTCGACAAACTGACTAAAGATGCCCAGCATGCTTTGAGAAGAACAATGGAGAAGTATATGGCAACCTGCAGGCTGATCCTGTGCTGCAACTCCATCTCAAAAATTATAGCACCTATTCAAAGCAGATGCCTGGCCATTCGAGTGCCTGCTCCCAGCATTGAAGAT ATCTGTAATGTATTGTCCAGTGTGTGTAAGAAGGAAGGCCTGACTCTTCCTCAGGAACTGGCTCAAAGGCTTGCAGAGAAGTCTGGCAGGAATCTTCGGAAAGCACTGCTGATGTGCGAGTCTTGCAGAGTACAACA GTATCCTTTCACTGCTGATCAAGACATTCCTGAAATGGACTGGGAAGTTTATTTGAGAGAAACTGCAAATGCTATTGTCAGTCAACAGACGCCACAAAG GCTTTTAGAGGTTCGTGGACGGCTTTATGAACTCCTAACACATTGTATTCCTCCTGAGATTATAATGAAG GGTCTTCTGACAGAGCTTTTGAATAACTGTGATGGACAACTGAAAGGAGAAGTTGCACAAATGGCAGCCTTCTATGAACACCGCTTGCAACTGGGCAGCAAAGTCATTTATCATCTTGAAGCGTTTGTAGCAAAGTTTATGGCAATTTACAAGAAGTTTATGGAGGATGGACTAGATGACATGATGTTCTAA